From Microbacterium sp. YJN-G, a single genomic window includes:
- the ftsH gene encoding ATP-dependent zinc metalloprotease FtsH: MDVKKVSRNPLIYVALIGVLLFAGFLLISNLSAPKQITVQQGLELLEGDTVTKAVNTDGDQRVDLTLSKPFEGSENVQFYYVEARGDQVVEAIDKATPKDGYSDVVPRATWFDGFISLLLPLVLLGLLFWWLLSSMQGGGSKVMQFGKSKAKLVSKETPTVTFADVAGADEAIEELHEIKEFLQDPAKFQAIGARIPKGVLLYGPPGTGKTLLARAVAGEAGAPFYSISGSDFVEMFVGVGASRVRDLFTQAKENAPAIIFIDEIDAVGRHRGAGLGGGNDEREQTLNQMLVEMDGFDPNANVIVIAATNRPDILDPALLRPGRFDRQIGVDAPDLKGRLHILEVHSKGKPLSKSVELEVVARKTPGFTGADLANVLNEAALLTARSNAQLIDNRALDEAIDRVIAGPQRRTRVMKDREKLITAYHEGGHALAAAAMNHTDPVTKITILPRGKALGYTMVMPLDDKYSVTRNELQDQLTYAMGGRVAEEIVFHDPTTGASNDIEKATSIARKMVIEYGMTTEIGPVKLGTEGGEMFVARDMNRGRDYSDKIAETVDEQVRALIEQAHNEAYQVLSENRDILDRLALALLEQETLDHNQIAEIFSDVRKLPNRPQWLSSDDRPVSTLPPIDVPVRDVDAVAANAPATEETARPAGKKAAGGQARPATA; this comes from the coding sequence ATGGATGTCAAGAAGGTCTCCCGCAACCCGCTGATCTACGTGGCGCTGATCGGCGTGCTGCTGTTCGCCGGGTTCCTGCTGATCTCGAACCTGTCGGCGCCCAAGCAGATCACCGTGCAGCAGGGGCTCGAGCTGCTCGAGGGCGACACGGTCACCAAGGCCGTCAACACCGACGGCGATCAGCGCGTCGACCTCACTCTCTCCAAGCCCTTCGAGGGTTCTGAGAACGTCCAGTTCTACTACGTCGAGGCGCGCGGCGATCAGGTCGTCGAGGCCATCGACAAGGCCACCCCGAAGGACGGCTACAGCGACGTCGTGCCTCGCGCGACCTGGTTCGACGGCTTCATCTCGCTGCTGCTGCCGCTGGTGCTGCTGGGCCTGCTGTTCTGGTGGCTGCTCTCGTCGATGCAGGGCGGCGGCAGCAAGGTCATGCAGTTCGGCAAGTCGAAGGCGAAGCTCGTCAGCAAGGAGACCCCGACGGTCACCTTCGCCGACGTCGCCGGCGCCGACGAGGCCATCGAAGAGCTCCACGAGATCAAGGAGTTCCTGCAGGATCCGGCCAAGTTCCAGGCTATCGGCGCCCGCATCCCGAAGGGCGTGCTGCTGTACGGCCCTCCCGGCACCGGCAAGACCCTGCTCGCGCGCGCCGTCGCGGGCGAGGCGGGCGCGCCGTTCTACTCGATCTCGGGTTCCGACTTCGTCGAGATGTTCGTCGGTGTCGGCGCCTCCCGCGTGCGTGACCTGTTCACGCAGGCCAAGGAGAACGCCCCGGCCATCATCTTCATCGACGAGATCGATGCGGTCGGCCGTCACCGCGGCGCCGGCCTCGGCGGCGGCAACGACGAGCGCGAGCAGACGCTGAACCAGATGCTCGTCGAGATGGACGGCTTCGACCCGAACGCGAACGTCATCGTCATCGCGGCGACCAACCGCCCCGACATCCTCGACCCCGCGCTGCTGCGCCCCGGTCGCTTCGACCGCCAGATCGGCGTCGACGCCCCCGATCTGAAGGGCCGCCTGCACATCCTCGAGGTGCACTCCAAGGGCAAGCCGCTGTCGAAGTCGGTCGAGCTCGAGGTCGTCGCCCGCAAGACGCCTGGCTTCACCGGTGCCGACCTCGCCAACGTGCTCAACGAGGCCGCGCTGCTGACCGCCCGCTCCAACGCGCAGCTGATCGACAACCGCGCTCTCGACGAGGCCATCGACCGCGTGATCGCCGGCCCGCAGCGCCGCACCCGCGTCATGAAGGACCGCGAGAAGCTCATCACCGCGTACCACGAGGGCGGTCACGCCCTCGCCGCCGCGGCGATGAACCACACCGATCCGGTCACCAAGATCACGATCCTGCCCCGCGGCAAGGCGCTCGGCTACACCATGGTGATGCCGCTGGACGACAAGTACTCGGTCACCCGCAACGAGCTGCAGGACCAGCTCACCTACGCGATGGGCGGCCGTGTCGCCGAGGAGATCGTCTTCCACGACCCGACCACCGGCGCCTCGAACGACATCGAGAAAGCCACGAGCATCGCCCGCAAGATGGTCATCGAGTACGGCATGACCACGGAGATCGGGCCTGTCAAGCTCGGCACCGAGGGCGGCGAGATGTTCGTCGCGCGCGACATGAACCGCGGCCGCGACTACTCCGACAAGATCGCCGAGACCGTCGACGAGCAGGTGCGTGCGCTCATCGAGCAGGCCCACAACGAGGCCTACCAGGTGCTCAGCGAGAACCGCGACATCCTCGACCGTCTCGCCCTGGCGCTGCTCGAGCAGGAGACCCTGGACCACAACCAGATCGCCGAGATCTTCAGCGATGTGCGCAAGCTCCCTAATCGTCCGCAGTGGCTCTCCAGCGACGACCGGCCGGTCTCGACGCTGCCGCCCATCGACGTCCCCGTCCGCGACGTGGACGCCGTCGCCGCAAACGCGCCGGCCACCGAAGAGACCGCACGTCCCGCGGGCAAGAAGGCCGCGGGCGGGCAGGCCCGCCCGGCGACGGCCTGA
- the folE gene encoding GTP cyclohydrolase I, protein MSVDRARVERLTRELLEAIGEDPDRPGLKQTPARMAELYAEFFGGLSEDPASHLERTISVSRGPAPDTLPSGAVLLRDIRFRSVCEHHLLPFAGVAHIAYLPGEQVVGLGALVKVVETLATRPQVQERLGEQIADVIAENLDTRGVLVVLDAKHGCVTLRGGRQPESTTVTIAARGEFTDPIARAELISLIGSGAVARAPLTEHTE, encoded by the coding sequence GTGTCCGTCGACAGGGCGCGTGTCGAGCGGCTCACCCGTGAGCTGCTCGAGGCCATCGGCGAGGATCCCGACCGTCCGGGGCTGAAGCAGACCCCGGCGCGGATGGCGGAGTTGTACGCCGAGTTCTTCGGCGGACTCAGCGAAGACCCGGCATCCCACCTCGAGCGCACCATCAGCGTGTCACGCGGGCCCGCCCCCGACACGCTTCCGTCCGGTGCGGTGCTGCTGCGCGACATCCGGTTCCGCTCGGTCTGCGAGCATCATCTGCTGCCGTTCGCCGGGGTCGCGCACATCGCCTATCTGCCGGGCGAGCAGGTCGTCGGCCTCGGCGCCCTGGTCAAGGTCGTCGAGACCCTCGCGACCCGGCCGCAGGTGCAGGAGCGCCTCGGTGAGCAGATCGCCGACGTCATCGCCGAGAACCTCGATACGCGGGGCGTGCTCGTCGTGCTCGACGCCAAGCACGGCTGCGTGACCTTGCGCGGCGGGCGGCAGCCCGAATCCACCACGGTGACCATCGCCGCACGGGGCGAGTTCACCGATCCGATCGCGCGGGCCGAGCTGATCTCGCTGATCGGCTCGGGAGCCGTCGCACGCGCCCCACTCACGGAGCACACGGAATGA